One genomic segment of Zerene cesonia ecotype Mississippi chromosome 27, Zerene_cesonia_1.1, whole genome shotgun sequence includes these proteins:
- the LOC119837247 gene encoding uncharacterized protein LOC119837247: MAAIEIRYSTMQQFLTAILIALATILNGCSASAKDDGSFDQMAVEAKTVPVVTNLTTLPVKQIKQQLTPTFNQTFKIEQRPPSKPPIYLTPDKKYYVPVKHFYKPPPPRHVYTKEPLKVTNGIYQFPGVLHYNVKPPGPQTQHYYNKPTPHPQPQPLVYAATTGKPLTVPKAPIKISIPVQTVNGIRTDYIKPPYINIYNYTTTTFAPSTTKRLLRTKRIWPKRILEKMNNTVANKTSSIDTNTISNSSDFDRVGSSSSHQRVFAYGDKSVTQSTKSLESTTKGYIRVTRASKNRTTTTQATVEHIGANEWVPIRPSHFAKVKKPATYRRKRSVDAYFDNQADDYFSNNYASNLYKDNELDIFYKYQQPKNNYQSRRPGRAYGNQRPTSIFVNPSDSYVSHNRPIVEFTDEQPEPNQIKNPLYLHTYGLIPVKESLRSSKPAIPQTNAMIFGKKKRPTTVTHAPQFDLSELQAEASSKSKVYTKIKHHHHHHHHRYIKTVEKPVNVPYKVEVPKPYPVEKKVPVPVPVEKIKVVNRPYPVTVEKKVPYPVHIKVPQPVPVKVIEKEYIPRPFPVIHQIPVIKQVEVKVPQPVPVQVEKRVPYPVQVAVPVDKPYPVPVQVEKRVPYPVPFKILIPQPFPIEKKVPFPIEVKVREPVEVIKHVPIRVPYPKPYPVKVPHPIHVPVEKRVPYPVEVEKKVPVRVEVPVPHRVEVEKKVPIYIPKPYPVEKRVPYPVKVPYPVKVPVKVPVQVPVEVPVYIHHPFQIINDDNIQGGSSVHHLIAGVTADMMGGSGPDEEVTGTPNGVTVNGMSGYDDVYQSDYQVTTATPSTAATE; this comes from the exons ATGGCTGCGATCGAGATTCGCTACAGCACTATGCAACAATTTTTG acAGCAATCCTCATTGCGCTAGCGACTATATTAAATGGATGCTCAGCCAGCGCGAAAGACGATGGCAGCTTCGACCAGATGGCCGTGGAAGCTAAGACCGTACCTGTGGTTACCAATTTAACAACACTTCCTGTCAAGCAAATTAAACAACAACTTACCCCAACATTCAACCAAACGTTTAAAATTGAACAAAGGCCGCCCAGTAAACCGCCGATCTATCTCACTccagataaaaagtattacgTCCCCGTCAAACATTTCTACAAGCCTCCACCACCGAGACACGTGTATACCAAAGAACCTTTAAAAGTTACAAATGGCATTTATCAATTTCCTGGTGTGTTGCATTACAATGTTAAGCCACCAGGTCCGCAAACCcaacattattacaataagCCCACTCCTCATCCCCAGCCTCAGCCGTTGGTATATGCTGCAACGACAGGAAAACCTTTAACAGTACCAAAAGCTCCTATAAAGATAAGTATCCCGGTCCAGACTGTCAATGGTATCAGGACGGATTACATTAAACCACCCTATATCAATATCTACAACTATACTACAACAACATTTGCACCATCTACGACGAAGAGGCTATTAAGAACGAAGAGAATTTGGCCGAAAAGGATTTTAGAAAAAATGAATAACACTGTGGCAAATAAAACTAGCTCAATCGATACGAATACAATTAGTAATAGCAGTGACTTTGACCGTGTCGGTTCGTCTAGTTCACATCAACGTGTTTTCGCTTATGGCGATAAATCTGTAACACAATCAACAAAAAGCCTCGAATCAACGACAAAAGGATATATAAGAGTTACAAGAGCTTCTAAAAATAGGACAACAACGACACAAGCAACTGTGGAACACATTGGGGCAAATGAATGGGTTCCGATACGTCCGTCACATTTTGCAAAAGTCAAAAAACCAGCGACATATCGAAGAAAACGTTCAGTTGATGCATATTTCGATAACCAAGCAGATGATTACTTTTCTAACAACTACGCCTCAAACTTGTACAAAGACAATGaactagatatattttataaatatcagcaACCTAAAAATAACTATCAAAGCCGTCGACCGGGACGTGCATATGGAAACCAACGACCAACAAGTATATTTGTTAATCCTTCTGATAGTTATGTTTCACACAATCGACCCATTGTTGAGTTTACAGATGAACAGCCCGAgccaaatcaaataaaaaatccattgTATTTGCACACTTATGGCCTGATTCCAGTAAAGGAGTCATTGCGCAGTTCCAAGCCAGCTATACCACAGACCAATGCGATGATATTTGGTAAAAAAAAGCGACCAACAACTGTAACACATGCTCCACAATTCGATTTAAGCGAACTGCAAGCCGAAGCAAGCAGCAAATCAAAGGTATATACGAAGATtaagcatcatcatcatcatcaccatcatcgtTACATTAAAACTGTTGAAAAACCTGTGAACGTTCCTTACAAAGTTGAAGTGCCTAAACCTTATCCCGTCGAGAAAAAAGTGCCTGTGCCGGTACCAGTAGAGAAAATTAAAGTAGTTAATAGACCATACCCGGTTACTGTGGAGAAAAAAGTTCCGTACCCTGTTCATATCAAAGTTCCCCAACCGGTTCCAGTTAAAGTTATAGAAAAAGAGTATATACCGAGACCATTTCCTGTCATTCATCAAATTCCAGTCATAAAACAGGTAGAAGTAAAAGTTCCCCAACCGGTTCCAGTACAAGTTGAAAAACGCGTTCCATATCCGGTTCAAGTGGCGGTCCCTGTTGACAAACCATATCCTGTGCCTGTGCAAGTTGAGAAAAGAGTTCCATATCCAGTAccttttaaaattcttattcCGCAACCTTTCCCTATCGAAAAGAAGGTCCCATTCCCTATCGAAGTTAAAGTCAGAGAACCGGTGGAAGTTATCAAACACGTACCTATTAGGGTACCGTATCCGAAACCTTATCCGGTAAAAGTTCCTCATCCGATACACGTGCCAGTCGAGAAAAGAGTCCCTTATCCCGTTGAAGTTGAGAAAAAGGTGCCAGTACGGGTCGAGGTACCAGTACCTCATAGGGTGGAGGTTGAAAAGAAAGTTCCCATTTACATTCCCAAACCGTATCCCGTTGAGAAAAGAGTGCCTTATCCAGTTAAAGTTCCATATCCAGTCAAGGTGCCGGTCAAAGTGCCAGTCCAGGTGCCAGTAGAGGTCCCAGTGTACATACACCATCCCTTCCAAATTATCAACGATGATAATATTCAAGGAGGTAGTTCAGTTCATCATTTGATCGCAGGAGTCACGGCGGATATGATGGGAGGTAGCGGCCCCGACGAGGAGGTCACGGGGACTCCCAACGGAGTCACCGTCAACGGGATGTCGGGCTACGACGATGTCTATCAGTCAGACTACCAGGTCACCACGGCAACCCCCTCAACCGCCGCCACcgaataa